One part of the Candidatus Micrarchaeota archaeon genome encodes these proteins:
- a CDS encoding 50S ribosomal protein L44e produces the protein MKIPKEIRTYCPTCKTHTVHTVKLAPKRSGEGRALAEGNRRHARKMKGHGGKRAGKVTVKKLGKRQKIMLTCTVCKKKHERVIGTRTKRKLEIIAK, from the coding sequence ATGAAGATACCTAAAGAAATCAGAACCTATTGTCCGACCTGTAAAACCCATACGGTACACACCGTTAAACTGGCGCCGAAACGGTCTGGTGAAGGCCGCGCGTTGGCTGAAGGTAACAGACGTCATGCGCGGAAGATGAAGGGACACGGCGGTAAACGCGCCGGTAAGGTTACTGTTAAGAAGCTCGGTAAGAGACAGAAGATAATGTTGACCTGCACCGTATGCAAAAAGAAACACGAACGTGTGATAGGAACACGTACAAAAAGAAAACT